A segment of the Bradyrhizobium sp. CCBAU 53340 genome:
ATCCGACTCGTTCGTTGAGCGTTGATTAACAACGCTTATCAACTCCTCGCTAAAAGAGGGTGAACGGGATACCGGCGGAAGGCGGATTGTGCTGGGCAGGAGACGCACGGCGGGACACGGCGTCGTCCCGGCGAAAGCCGGGACGGCGCCGCGGGCGGAGTGACCCGCGCCTAGTACCCTCTCTTCCGATCCACCACATTCTCCAGCTCGCCGCCCGCCTCGAACGTTGCGATCTGTTCGGCGACATAGGCCGAGATCGCGTCCGCGTCGGTGTCGGCGGAGTTGTGCGGGGTCAGCAGCACCTTGGGATGGGTCCAGAAGCGGCTGTCCGCCGGCTGCGGCTCCTGCACGAAGACGTCGAGCGAGGCGGCACCCAGCGTGCCATCGTCGAGACAGGCGAGGACATCGGCTTCGTTCTGCAAGGCCCCGCGGCCGGCATTGATTAGCACGGGAGCGCCGAGCGGGCTCTTGCGGTTGAGCTTGGCGAAGACGTCGCGGTTGAGAATGCCGTTTGTATCAGGCGTCAGCGGCAGCAGCGACACCAGGATGTCGGTCTTGCGCAGGAATGCATCGAGTCCGGCTGCGCCATGGAAGCACTCGATGCCGTCGACGGTGCGCGGGCTGCGGCTCCAGCCGACGACGTGGAAGCCGAAGCACCGCAGCGCCTCGGCCGCATCCGCTCCCAACGTGCCGAGCCCCATCATTCCGACCGTCACCGCGCTTGCTGGCCACTGATATTTCGGCTCCCAGCGTTTGTCGCGCTGACATTGCCGCAGGTACAGTTCCTGGCGGTGGTGCATCAGCACGTGCAGCACGACATATTCGGTCATGCGACGGGTGAGATCGGGCACCGCGACGCGCACCAGCGGCACATCGGGAAGGCTTTTGTCCGCCATCAATGCATCGACGCCGGCACCCAGATTGAAGATCGCGCGCAGATTCGGGAACGTCTTGAGATCGCCCGGCGCGGGCTTCCACACCGCGGCATAGTGCACCTTTGCCGGATCGAGCCCGGAATCGGGCAACAGCACCACGGGCCGACCGTCGCAGACCGCATCGAACCGGGCCTTCCAGCGCTCCGGCAGCCAATTCTGCTGCGTGCTGTTGATCAGGACGGCCAGTGTGCCTTTGCTCATTCGAAATGCCTCGTCAGGTTCCGCTTTTGAAGGCCCTCCTTGGCACGATCTGCCGGATTTTTCTCGCAAATTATTTCCGCAACCCTGTCGGGGCGGGGCATAGTGGATCGTCTTCAAAACAAGCGCTCCCGGAAGGTACTGCCCATGCTTTATGCGATCCTTTGCTATCATGACGAAGACTTCGTCGGCTCCTGGAGCAAGGACCAGGACGAGGCCGTGATGAAGAAGCTCGCCGTGGTGCAGGAGAAACTCACCAGCCAAGGCCGGCTCGGACCAGTGGCCCGGCTGCTGCCGACCACTGCGGCGGCGACCTTGCGCAAGGAGGACCCGCCGCTGGT
Coding sequences within it:
- a CDS encoding YciI family protein codes for the protein MLYAILCYHDEDFVGSWSKDQDEAVMKKLAVVQEKLTSQGRLGPVARLLPTTAAATLRKEDPPLVLDGPYAETKEQLLGFYIVDCKNLDDALDVARDLGAANPGGAYEVRPVGVFRPGGISA
- a CDS encoding glyoxylate/hydroxypyruvate reductase A, with translation MSKGTLAVLINSTQQNWLPERWKARFDAVCDGRPVVLLPDSGLDPAKVHYAAVWKPAPGDLKTFPNLRAIFNLGAGVDALMADKSLPDVPLVRVAVPDLTRRMTEYVVLHVLMHHRQELYLRQCQRDKRWEPKYQWPASAVTVGMMGLGTLGADAAEALRCFGFHVVGWSRSPRTVDGIECFHGAAGLDAFLRKTDILVSLLPLTPDTNGILNRDVFAKLNRKSPLGAPVLINAGRGALQNEADVLACLDDGTLGAASLDVFVQEPQPADSRFWTHPKVLLTPHNSADTDADAISAYVAEQIATFEAGGELENVVDRKRGY